In a single window of the Cucumis melo cultivar AY chromosome 11, USDA_Cmelo_AY_1.0, whole genome shotgun sequence genome:
- the LOC127143954 gene encoding uncharacterized mitochondrial protein AtMg00810-like, whose protein sequence is MSMVGELSYFLELQIKQKNDGLFISQEKYAKNMVKKFGLEQARNKRTPVTTHVKLTRDTGGAEVDHKLYKSIIGSLLYLTASRPDIAYAVRICARYQADPLISHLEVVKRILKYVHGKSDFGMMYSYDTTLTLVGYYDVDWAAEVEYIAAGSGCTQFI, encoded by the exons ATGAGCATGGTTGGAGAACTTTCATACTTTTTGGAGCTTCAAATTAAGCAAAAGAATGACGGCCTATTCATTTCTCAGGAAAAGTATGCTAAGAACATGGTTAAAAAGTTTGGGTTGGAACAAGCTCGAAATAAGCGGACTCCAGTTACGACACATGTTAAACTTACAAGAGATACCGGTGGTGCTGAAGTTGATCATAAACTTTACAAGAGTATAATAGGCAGCTTATTATATTTAACAGCAAGTCGACCTGACATAGCTTACGCTGTGAGAATATGTGCCCGTTATCAGGCTGATCCCCTCATCTCTCATTTGGAAGTTGTTAAACGAATTCTTAAGTATGTTCATGGGAAAAGTGACTTTGGAATGATGTATTCCTATGATACCACCCTTACTCTTGTGGGATATTATGATGTTGATTGGGCAG CTGAAGTTGAGTATATAGCAGCAGGAAGTGGTTGTACACAATTTATTTAG
- the LOC103496259 gene encoding uncharacterized protein LOC103496259, with the protein MLGTANLVMGSSSAAVATSTHFAAVKSLPTSGIGHHNRFPTPSLPLLLPSTSIFSSCFLSSPLSSLSSPFNTAIAAVNSDSADKQESIKYYFLVANAKFMLDEEEHFKELLFERLRNYGERNKEQDFWLVIEPKFLDKFPNITKRLRRPAVALVSTDSTWITFMKLRLDRVLAESYEANSIEEALASTPTNLEFEKPEKWVAPYSKYEYGWWEAFLPPVTKAEAKV; encoded by the exons ATGTTAGGCACTGCGAATCTTGTTATGGGCTCATCTTCAGCCGCCGTGGCTACTTCAACGCACTTTGCTGCCGTGAAATCTCTTCCGACCTCTGGAATCGGTCACCACAATCGCTTCCCAACTCCTTCATTGCCATTGCTTTTGCCTTCTACTTCTATTTTCAGCTCATGCTTCTTGTCTTCGCcactttcttctctttcttctcccTTCAACACCGCAATCGCCGCCGTTAACTCCGATTCCGCCGATAAG CAAGAATCGATTAAGTATTATTTTCTAGTTGCAAATGCGAAGTTTATGCTTGATGAAGAGGAGCATTTCAAAGAACTTTTGTTTGAGCGGCTTCGGAACTATGGCGAGCGTAACAAGGAGCAGGATTTTTGGCTTGTCATTGAGCCTAAATTCTTGGACAAGTTTCCTAATATCACAAAGAGATTGCGGAGACCTGCCGTTGCTCTTGTTTCAACCGATAGTACCTGGATTAC TTTTATGAAGCTGAGACTGGACCGAGTTTTAGCCGAAAGCTATGAAGCCAACAGCATAGAAGAAGCATTGGCTTCGACTCCGACGAACCTGGAGTTTGAGAAGCCTGAAAAGTGGGTGGCTCCTTATTCTAAGTATGAATATGGATGGTGGGAGGCTTTCTTGCCGCCAGTAACAAAAGCAGAAGCAAAAGTATAA